A stretch of the Panicum virgatum strain AP13 chromosome 9N, P.virgatum_v5, whole genome shotgun sequence genome encodes the following:
- the LOC120689613 gene encoding histone-lysine N-methyltransferase 2D isoform X1, with amino-acid sequence MTQRCVLSFLATLPASLPPQDHMTCIAKRITLHPNKLYVLPSTTLFIPPHPPGLHPTLLTHTSLCFLSEKENLISIARASEMRNHKLAPTPSSSSKNNKVEQPHLSGAYIRSLVKQLSSSSAARSKDHSTMGAKPHAQPQQEDQHQAQTAPPQQPHKKQVRRRLHTSRPYQERLLNMAEARREIVTALKIHRASMRQAKEQQQQQLMQLQLQQQQEVHHLVEEQSQAATRASAPMSYASYSDYLYNSPFSHFSSPSSYSSPLTYQTPAAPMVNSEHNLDHHLVPLPAQPLGLNLSFQGFNSFVGDDTKNSACSFDPPLLQPSPTSSYSLYSSPSVTMASHDLSAVTMENTSLAADASLHRVLDDEEMAAIYSIGQQHDIEWSDTMNLVTSAWWSKLFESIEDKGNATPGQEVGGAANTTEEDPLLVRMPGWFGDNLGHEANEESSSDVPRMHLNDYYHHNVDVSLPGMEIREIEGWNAEWFS; translated from the exons ATGACTCAACGTTGTGTGCTGTCTTTTTTAGCTACACTACCTGCCAGCCTACCACCACAAGACCATATGACATGCATTGCCAAAAGGATAACATTGCATCCTAACAAACTCTATGTGCTTCCTAGTACCACCCTATTTATACCACCCCATCCCCCTGGCTTACACCCTACCCTTCTCACACACACGTCTCTTTGTTTCCTTAGCGAGAAAGAGAACCTGATCTCGATAGCTAGGGCGAGCGAGATGAGGAACCACAAGCTAGCTCCtaccccttcctcctcctcaaaGAACAACAAGGTGGAGCAGCCACACCTCTCAGGAGCTTACATTAGGAGCCTTGTGAAGCAGCTGAGCTCCTCATCTGCAGCAAGATCCAAAGACCACAGCACCATGGGCGCCAAACCACATGCCCAACCGCAACAAGAAGATCAGCACCAAGCCCAAACAGCACCACCACAGCAGCCACACAAGAAGCAGGTGAGGAGGAGGCTGCACACAAGCAGGCCGTACCAGGAGAGGCTGCTCAACATGGCAGAGGCCAGGAGAGAGATTGTCACGGCTCTCAAGATCCATAGGGCCTCCATGAGACAAGccaaggagcagcagcagcaacaattgATGCAACTGCAGCTGCAGCAACAACAAGAGGTTCATCATCTAGTGGAAGAGCAAAGCCAAGCAGCGACTAGAGCTTCTGCTCCTATGAGCTACGCTTCCTATTCCGATTACTTGTACAATTCTCCATTTTCACATTTCAGCAGTCCTAGTAGCTATTCATCCCCACTCACTTACCAGACACCAGCTGCGCCCATGGTTAACTCCGAGCATAATTTAGATCATCACTTGGTCCCTCTTCCTGCACAGCCACTAGGTCTAAACCTTAGCTTTCAGGGATTCAATAGTTTCGTAGGTGATGATACGAAGAACAGCGCTTGTTCCTTTGATCCTCCGTTGCTCCAACCATCACCTACTTCCTCCTACTCACTCTACTCCTCTCCGTCCGTGACGATGGCAAGCCACGACCTGTCAGCTGTCACCATGGAGAACACTTCACTGGCAGCAGATGCATCACTACACCGAGTGCTTGATGACGAGGAGATGGCGGCGATCTACTCGATCGGGCAGCAGCACGACATCGAGTGGAGCGACACAATGAACCTGGTCACGTCAGCATGGTGGAGCAAGCTCTTTGAGAGCATTGAGGACAAAGGCAACGCCACACCCGGGCAGGAGGTCGGAGGTGCTGCGAACACAACGGAAGAGGATCCATTATTGGTGCGCATGCCCGGTTGGTTTGGAGATAACCTTGGCCATGAGGCTAACGAAGAAAGCAGCTCTGACGTCCCCAGGATGCATTTGAACGACTACTACCATCACAACGTAGATGTCTCCTTGCCCGG CATGGAAATCAGAGAAATCGAAGGATGGAATGCAGAATGGTTCTCTTGA